CATCAGCTTTTTTAGTATCAAAGTTTGCTGCTACTTTTTCTTTGAGGGCATCTGATGAATTCGTACCTGCTGCTTCTTCAGCAAGAATTTGCTCATCATATACTTTCAAGAATGGGTAGTAGATGATCACATCAACGACAATTAACAAAGCTGCCAAAATGAATGCTAGAACTTGGAAGTTTGTACCAAGAATGAGACCTAATGGAGCTGGTGTAGTCCAAGGTAAGTTTGCAGTGAAACTGTTCATTCCAAGTGTGTCAATGAAGAATTTGAAAATCCATACGTTGACAATCGGTGCCAAGATAAATGGAATAAAGAAAATTGGGTTCAAAACAAGTGGAGCACCAAACAAAATGGGTTCGTTAACACCAAAGAATGTTGGAACAACTGATGCACGTCCAATGGCTTTGTTACGTTTTGATTTTGTTAACCACATGAACATGAATGGAACGACGAGAGTTGCACCAGTACCACCCATGGTAACGATGAACATTTGAGTCCCTGAAGTCAAAATCTTGTCAGCATGTTCACCAGCTTGAAGTAATTGAAGGTTGGTTTCAGCATTTGCGTAAGTAATCGCTGCAATGGCTGGTTCAACAATAGATGGTCCATGAATACCAACAAACCAGAAGAAAGCAAATGCACCGAAGATAATAGTGATTCCAACATAACCATCTGCTGCTTGGAACAATGGTGCAAGAAGTTTACCAATTGACTCGGCAACGTTAACGCCTAAAGTAGTATGAACAATCAATTCAATCACATAAAGAAGTACAACTGATAATGTAAATGGAATCAAATCTTTAAAAACTTGAGATATATTTGGTGGCACCTCTTCTGGCATGCGAATAGTAACATTGTTTTTCA
The genomic region above belongs to Streptococcus pyogenes and contains:
- a CDS encoding lactose-specific PTS transporter subunit EIIC, which gives rise to MNGLIAQIEKGKPFFEKISRNIYLRAIRDGFIAGMPVILFSSIFILIAYVPNAWGFHWSKDIENLLMTPYNYSMGILGLFVAGTTAKALTDSMNRSLPSTNQINFISTMLAAIVGFLLMAANPAKDGGFLTGFMGTKGLLTAFIAAFITVNVYKACVKNNVTIRMPEEVPPNISQVFKDLIPFTLSVVLLYVIELIVHTTLGVNVAESIGKLLAPLFQAADGYVGITIIFGAFAFFWFVGIHGPSIVEPAIAAITYANAETNLQLLQAGEHADKILTSGTQMFIVTMGGTGATLVVPFMFMWLTKSKRNKAIGRASVVPTFFGVNEPILFGAPLVLNPIFFIPFILAPIVNVWIFKFFIDTLGMNSFTANLPWTTPAPLGLILGTNFQVLAFILAALLIVVDVIIYYPFLKVYDEQILAEEAAGTNSSDALKEKVAANFDTKKADAILEKSAAKETKEITDQTNVLVLCAGGGTSGLLANALNKAAKEYGAPVTAAAGSYGAHREILPQYQLVILAPQVASNYEDMKVETDKLDIKLAKTEGAQYIKLTRDGQGALDFVKAQFEN